A single window of Synechococcus sp. CBW1004 DNA harbors:
- a CDS encoding helix-turn-helix transcriptional regulator, with protein sequence MIAFGCVEHLRLLLSRAVMPLQLTQLSAGTMRGDLLPIRLGPVQLLRIRLDRPLLARGEKDPRRQIVCLDLIPPAEAHPSRSHGLVLPATALCGLASHGEIHLCVPAGAELALVAIDRQAFQQWCFKLGCEGLDARSLQRNWLRLDACRFDDLRVFLRRLFTLAESGNGPGSQGVGGAADLPTSLVVNDLMPLLIEALVHGADRSSTLLRPPARIELVKQFQRWMDLHPGQPISLADLCQVAFVSRRSLIQGFRDHLGMGPMQYVKLQRLHSARRSLLRSDPCEVTVTEVAADHGFLNAGHFARDYQKLFGERPSATLRQGQVKVHA encoded by the coding sequence GTGATCGCCTTCGGCTGTGTCGAGCATCTGCGTCTGCTGCTCAGCCGAGCCGTTATGCCCCTGCAGCTCACCCAGCTGAGTGCCGGCACGATGCGTGGAGATCTGTTGCCCATCCGACTCGGTCCGGTGCAGCTGTTGCGCATCCGCCTGGATCGTCCCCTGCTGGCGCGGGGCGAGAAGGATCCGCGCCGCCAGATCGTCTGCCTGGATCTGATCCCCCCGGCCGAGGCCCATCCCAGTCGCTCCCATGGGCTGGTGCTGCCGGCCACGGCCCTCTGCGGGCTGGCCAGCCATGGAGAAATCCACCTCTGTGTGCCGGCCGGTGCCGAATTGGCTCTGGTGGCCATCGACCGCCAGGCGTTCCAGCAATGGTGTTTCAAGCTGGGCTGTGAGGGCCTCGATGCCCGTTCGCTGCAACGCAACTGGTTGCGGCTGGATGCATGCCGCTTTGACGACCTGCGTGTCTTCCTGCGCCGGCTGTTCACCCTTGCCGAATCGGGGAACGGTCCGGGTAGCCAGGGGGTTGGAGGTGCTGCCGATCTTCCGACCTCCCTGGTGGTCAACGATCTGATGCCGCTGCTGATCGAGGCTCTGGTGCATGGCGCCGATCGCAGTTCAACCCTGCTGCGGCCTCCGGCGCGCATCGAGCTGGTCAAGCAGTTCCAGCGTTGGATGGACCTCCATCCTGGACAGCCGATCTCTCTGGCCGATCTCTGCCAGGTCGCCTTCGTCAGCCGCCGCAGCCTGATCCAGGGTTTTCGCGACCACCTCGGCATGGGGCCGATGCAGTACGTGAAATTGCAGCGGCTCCACAGTGCTCGTCGCTCCCTCCTGCGCTCCGATCCCTGCGAGGTCACTGTCACCGAGGTGGCCGCCGACCACGGTTTTCTCAATGCCGGCCATTTCGCCCGCGACTATCAGAAGCTCTTCGGTGAACGCCCCAGTGCCACCCTGCGCCAGGGTCAGGTGAAGGTCCACGCCTGA
- a CDS encoding pentapeptide repeat-containing protein — MLALVTAGALLGAVNRWENCRYHAFARVCLQRDAGGIITVDNVESLTIVTAALLYLLEGGARRRRENLEAMGVILDCQQAGARLSYARNEAVEKLSARGIWLDGLDLSQAHLEQLRAPHSRWRSVNLHQTCLKGACLHDIDLQGADLSGADLRQARLAHADLRHRPTECGSPPG; from the coding sequence TTGCTGGCCCTGGTGACGGCCGGAGCCCTCCTGGGCGCGGTCAATCGCTGGGAGAACTGCCGCTACCATGCGTTCGCCCGAGTCTGTCTGCAACGCGATGCCGGCGGCATCATCACCGTTGACAATGTCGAATCGCTGACCATCGTCACGGCCGCCCTGCTCTATCTGCTGGAAGGAGGAGCGCGGCGGCGGCGCGAGAACCTGGAGGCGATGGGCGTGATCCTGGATTGCCAGCAGGCGGGCGCCCGGCTCAGCTATGCGCGCAATGAAGCCGTCGAAAAGCTCAGCGCCCGCGGAATCTGGCTGGATGGACTCGATCTGAGTCAGGCCCACCTGGAGCAGCTGCGCGCACCCCACAGCCGCTGGCGTTCCGTCAACCTGCATCAGACCTGCCTGAAGGGGGCCTGCCTGCATGACATCGATCTGCAGGGGGCCGATCTGAGTGGGGCCGATCTGCGTCAGGCACGGCTCGCCCATGCCGATCTGCGGCACCGACCTACGGAATGCGGATCTCCGCCAGGCTGA
- a CDS encoding DUF2996 domain-containing protein: protein MTDSAPTAAAEKPAKAKPPAPEDRPFAEFVPELLLPALSKEVQAYGGPAPELSFSQGPMPVVGSDCWMVCGSLPGDKRFWLCFTTADIQSAKTIALSEGGGDPSLLESFLIDERKTTLALLVSRLVQRLNGQKWLGPN from the coding sequence GTGACCGACTCCGCACCAACCGCCGCCGCCGAGAAGCCCGCCAAGGCCAAGCCACCGGCCCCGGAGGATCGGCCTTTCGCCGAATTCGTGCCGGAACTGTTGCTGCCGGCCCTCAGCAAGGAGGTTCAGGCCTATGGCGGCCCCGCTCCTGAACTCAGCTTCAGCCAGGGCCCCATGCCGGTGGTCGGCAGCGACTGCTGGATGGTCTGCGGCAGCCTTCCCGGCGACAAGCGTTTCTGGCTGTGCTTCACCACGGCTGACATTCAGTCCGCCAAGACCATCGCCCTCAGCGAGGGTGGTGGGGATCCCAGCCTGCTGGAGTCGTTCCTGATCGATGAGCGCAAGACCACCCTGGCGCTGCTCGTGTCACGGCTGGTGCAGCGCCTCAACGGCCAGAAGTGGCTGGGCCCCAACTGA
- the acsF gene encoding magnesium-protoporphyrin IX monomethyl ester (oxidative) cyclase has protein sequence MVPPATLSASPSAVDPALQGSGEGPAIKEPVKDTILTPRFYTTDFDAMAAMDLRPNEAELEAICEEFRKDYNRHHFVRNDEFEGAADKLDPETRKVFVEFLEQSCTSEFSGFLLYKELSRRIKEKNPLLAECFAHMARDEARHAGFLNKAMTDFGLQLDLGFLTANKNYTKFSPEHIFYATYLSEKIGYWRYIMIYRHLEKHPESKIFPIFNFFENWCQDENRHGDFFDALMKAQPDTVRGWKARLWCRFFLLAVFATMYVRDVARKEFYEALGLDAREYDKAVIRKTNETSARVFPVVLDVENPRFWDRLERLVGNNAALSEADAGTAPAPLKVLRKLPYWTANALEMAKLFLMAPIRSEQFQPAVR, from the coding sequence ATGGTTCCCCCCGCCACCCTGTCCGCGAGCCCCTCCGCTGTGGACCCCGCTCTGCAGGGCAGCGGTGAGGGCCCAGCCATCAAGGAGCCTGTGAAGGACACCATCCTCACCCCCCGCTTCTACACCACCGACTTCGACGCGATGGCCGCGATGGATCTGCGGCCGAACGAAGCGGAACTGGAGGCGATCTGCGAGGAATTCCGCAAGGACTACAACCGCCACCACTTCGTCCGCAACGACGAGTTCGAGGGCGCGGCCGACAAGCTCGACCCCGAGACCCGCAAGGTCTTCGTCGAGTTTCTGGAGCAGAGCTGCACCTCCGAGTTCTCCGGCTTCCTCCTCTACAAGGAACTCAGCCGCCGCATCAAGGAGAAGAACCCCCTGCTGGCCGAGTGCTTCGCCCACATGGCCCGCGATGAAGCCCGTCACGCCGGCTTCCTGAACAAGGCGATGACCGATTTCGGTCTGCAGCTGGATCTGGGCTTCCTGACCGCGAACAAGAACTACACCAAGTTCAGCCCCGAACACATCTTCTACGCCACCTATCTCTCCGAGAAGATCGGCTACTGGCGTTACATCATGATCTACCGCCATCTCGAGAAGCATCCCGAGAGCAAGATCTTCCCGATCTTCAATTTCTTCGAGAACTGGTGCCAGGATGAAAACCGTCATGGCGATTTCTTCGACGCCCTGATGAAGGCCCAGCCCGACACCGTTCGCGGCTGGAAGGCGCGTCTCTGGTGCCGCTTCTTCCTGCTGGCGGTCTTCGCCACCATGTACGTGCGCGACGTGGCCCGCAAGGAGTTCTATGAGGCCCTGGGGCTGGATGCCCGCGAGTACGACAAGGCCGTGATCCGCAAAACTAACGAAACGTCTGCCCGCGTGTTCCCGGTGGTGCTCGATGTCGAGAACCCCCGGTTCTGGGACCGTCTCGAGCGGCTGGTGGGCAACAACGCCGCCCTCAGCGAGGCCGATGCGGGCACCGCACCCGCCCCTCTGAAGGTGCTGCGCAAGCTCCCCTACTGGACGGCCAATGCCCTGGAGATGGCCAAGCTGTTCCTGATGGCTCCGATCCGCAGCGAGCAGTTCCAGCCCGCCGTGCGCTGA
- a CDS encoding bile acid:sodium symporter, producing the protein MTLSPTLVVTPALFSVMLALGVSLRPESMHHWRSRPALPLRVLLGSCVLVPLAGLLLLQSPWSGELSRSARHAIALMAVCPSAPLALRKAGVSGGDRQLAALLQVSAAVAAILTIPLLALAYRQAFHQEGWLIRPRDVALQVGQVQVLPLLLGVMLRQKLPHLAERLERPLEKLANVLLLLLLVVILVKAGPILLSAVPRDPGALLSMALLIGISLGLGRLLGGNNPREGLTTALVTAMRNPGLALVFAESHGQDLPGLKVWVLAYVLITVLLGIPLVRRAGRRVPA; encoded by the coding sequence ATGACCCTCTCCCCGACCCTTGTGGTCACCCCCGCCCTGTTCAGCGTGATGCTGGCCCTGGGCGTGAGCCTGCGGCCCGAATCCATGCATCACTGGCGCAGCCGGCCTGCTCTGCCCTTGCGAGTGCTGCTGGGCTCCTGTGTTCTGGTCCCGCTGGCCGGTCTGCTGCTGCTGCAGTCGCCCTGGAGCGGCGAGCTCTCCCGGTCAGCCCGCCACGCCATCGCCCTGATGGCCGTCTGCCCGAGTGCGCCGCTGGCGCTGCGCAAGGCCGGTGTCTCCGGCGGCGACCGGCAGCTGGCGGCGCTGCTTCAGGTGAGTGCCGCTGTTGCCGCAATTCTCACCATTCCGTTGCTGGCCCTGGCATACCGCCAGGCGTTCCATCAGGAGGGTTGGCTGATCCGCCCCAGGGACGTCGCGCTCCAGGTGGGCCAGGTGCAGGTGCTGCCGCTGCTCCTCGGTGTGATGTTGCGCCAGAAGCTGCCGCACCTGGCGGAGCGCCTCGAACGACCGCTCGAGAAGCTCGCCAATGTGCTGCTGCTCCTCCTACTGGTGGTGATCCTGGTGAAGGCGGGGCCCATCCTGCTGAGCGCCGTGCCTCGCGATCCCGGTGCACTGCTGTCCATGGCCCTGTTGATCGGAATCTCGCTGGGGCTCGGGAGGCTGCTTGGAGGAAACAATCCCCGCGAGGGACTGACCACCGCGCTGGTGACGGCCATGCGCAATCCGGGGCTGGCACTGGTGTTCGCCGAAAGCCACGGCCAGGATCTGCCTGGCCTGAAGGTCTGGGTCCTTGCCTATGTGCTGATCACGGTGCTGCTCGGCATCCCGCTGGTGCGTCGTGCCGGGCGCCGCGTCCCCGCATGA
- a CDS encoding pentapeptide repeat-containing protein, with protein sequence MPICGTDLRNADLRQADLRGADLRHARLEGARLEGALLLGADLGDTAPVEPAAAGIPTSG encoded by the coding sequence ATGCCGATCTGCGGCACCGACCTACGGAATGCGGATCTCCGCCAGGCTGACCTGCGCGGAGCGGATCTGCGACACGCCCGCCTGGAGGGAGCCCGGCTGGAGGGGGCGCTTCTGCTGGGTGCCGATCTGGGCGACACCGCCCCGGTGGAACCTGCCGCCGCCGGGATACCGACGAGTGGATGA
- the fmt gene encoding methionyl-tRNA formyltransferase, with protein sequence MRILFWGTPAYAVPSLDALVQAGHAVVGVVSQPDRRRGRGRGLMPSAVKSRALELGLPVFTPERIRREPALQAELADLKPDLSVVVAFGQILPPEVLAVPPLGCWNGHGSLLPRWRGAAPIQWSLIEGDGMTGVGIMAMEAGLDTGPVLLEHCLEIGLLENASQLGERLSRLTATLLVEALPLIEAAGAGPEPERWRRLGVRVQSEEGMTYARQLSREDFQLDWSQGALPLHRRVMGLYPGAHTSWRRRKLQILTSEPLVRRLADQLSPEGARLAERWGLPAAVGGGCDPAGAQGRPGSSHGGAVAPAAGAAMGSAPGAVLAIEPGVGLVVATGGCPLLVREARLEGKGTVAGTAFIQQWGGRVGNRLGDGENTAAVESRQA encoded by the coding sequence ATGCGCATCCTGTTCTGGGGCACCCCGGCCTACGCGGTGCCCAGCCTTGACGCCCTGGTTCAGGCCGGCCATGCCGTGGTGGGCGTGGTCAGCCAGCCTGACCGCCGGCGCGGCCGCGGCCGGGGCCTGATGCCCTCAGCAGTGAAGTCCCGGGCCCTGGAGCTGGGTCTGCCGGTGTTCACCCCGGAGCGCATCCGACGGGAGCCGGCCCTGCAGGCGGAACTGGCGGACCTGAAACCCGACCTCTCGGTTGTGGTGGCCTTCGGCCAGATCCTGCCGCCGGAGGTGCTCGCCGTTCCCCCCCTCGGCTGCTGGAACGGCCATGGTTCGCTGTTGCCCCGCTGGCGCGGCGCCGCCCCGATTCAGTGGTCCCTGATCGAAGGTGACGGCATGACGGGGGTCGGCATCATGGCGATGGAGGCGGGGCTCGACACCGGACCGGTGCTGCTGGAGCACTGTCTGGAAATCGGCCTTCTCGAGAATGCGTCCCAGCTCGGCGAACGGCTCTCCCGGCTCACCGCGACCCTGCTGGTCGAGGCACTGCCGCTGATCGAGGCTGCCGGCGCCGGACCGGAGCCGGAACGATGGCGCCGCCTCGGCGTGCGCGTCCAGAGCGAGGAGGGCATGACCTACGCCCGCCAGCTGAGCCGGGAGGACTTCCAGCTGGACTGGTCCCAAGGGGCGCTGCCGCTGCACCGCCGCGTGATGGGGCTCTACCCGGGCGCCCACACGAGCTGGCGAAGGCGGAAGTTGCAGATCCTGACGAGTGAACCGCTGGTGCGCCGCCTGGCCGATCAGCTGAGTCCTGAGGGCGCGCGGCTGGCGGAGCGGTGGGGTCTGCCGGCCGCGGTGGGTGGCGGCTGCGACCCGGCAGGCGCCCAGGGCAGGCCAGGGTCCAGTCATGGCGGGGCCGTGGCACCGGCTGCCGGAGCAGCCATGGGTTCCGCGCCGGGCGCGGTACTGGCCATCGAACCAGGCGTCGGTCTGGTGGTCGCCACCGGCGGCTGCCCCCTGCTGGTGCGCGAGGCCCGCCTGGAGGGGAAGGGGACGGTGGCAGGCACCGCCTTCATCCAGCAGTGGGGCGGCCGGGTCGGCAACCGACTTGGAGATGGGGAGAACACTGCCGCGGTGGAGAGCCGCCAGGCCTGA
- a CDS encoding TldD/PmbA family protein: protein MSATPPTSAQSPNGSAAVRGLDPAGLASQLESLAAAEGIQRWDLGAACSTDTSVQVDRGEAKQMKGAQRSAITVRVWNSDGLVGITSTSDLSPSGLARALAGAHEASSFGNPDDIPAFSPLATAPLPKLEQPLREPQGILTLLETLKEAERDLLGRHPAIGTVPYNGLAERRSERIYLNSEGACRHQTLTTASLYLYARAEEAGRKPRSSGAVRLAYGAGDLDVPGCIAEAAERTIAHLDYGPIDTGRYVCVFRPEAFLDLLGAFSSLFNARAVLDGVSLSSRESMGQPLAVPFFSLHDNGLHPGNIGASLFDGEGTPTGRLPLVEGGVLTHFLHSEATARAFGVPPTGHAGLGAKVSVGPDWFEVGATPGTDGGALGLDRHVGQGHAAAGGRGLVVIDSLSALHAGVKAAQGSFSLPFDGWLVRDGERRSIEAATVAGDIRQVLQSIVGFEGEPEVTPGGLCPWVWVEGLSITGEA, encoded by the coding sequence GTGTCCGCAACTCCTCCCACCAGCGCCCAGAGCCCGAACGGTTCAGCGGCAGTCCGAGGCCTCGATCCCGCCGGCCTCGCCAGCCAGCTGGAGAGCCTCGCCGCCGCGGAGGGCATCCAGCGCTGGGATCTGGGTGCCGCCTGCAGCACCGACACCTCCGTGCAGGTGGACCGCGGTGAGGCGAAGCAGATGAAGGGGGCGCAGCGCAGCGCCATCACGGTGCGGGTCTGGAACAGCGACGGCCTGGTGGGGATCACCAGCACCTCCGACCTCTCGCCTTCGGGCCTGGCCCGTGCCCTGGCCGGCGCCCACGAGGCCAGCAGCTTCGGCAATCCCGACGACATCCCCGCCTTCTCACCCCTGGCCACGGCGCCGCTGCCGAAGCTCGAGCAGCCCCTGCGGGAACCCCAGGGAATCCTCACCCTGCTCGAGACACTCAAGGAGGCCGAGCGCGACCTGCTCGGACGCCATCCCGCCATCGGCACCGTTCCGTACAACGGTCTGGCGGAGCGTCGCAGCGAGCGCATCTACCTCAACAGCGAGGGGGCCTGTCGTCACCAGACACTCACCACCGCCAGCCTTTACCTCTATGCCCGCGCCGAGGAGGCCGGCCGCAAGCCACGCAGCAGCGGCGCCGTCCGCCTGGCCTATGGAGCCGGTGACCTGGATGTGCCCGGCTGCATCGCCGAGGCCGCAGAACGCACGATCGCCCATCTCGATTACGGGCCGATTGACACGGGCCGCTATGTCTGTGTGTTCCGCCCGGAGGCCTTCCTGGATCTGCTCGGGGCCTTCAGCTCGCTGTTCAATGCCCGTGCCGTGCTCGATGGTGTGAGCCTCAGCAGCCGCGAGTCCATGGGCCAGCCCCTGGCGGTGCCCTTCTTCTCGCTGCACGACAACGGGCTCCATCCCGGCAATATCGGTGCCTCGCTGTTCGATGGGGAAGGCACCCCGACGGGCAGGCTGCCGCTGGTGGAGGGCGGCGTGCTGACTCACTTCCTGCATTCCGAGGCCACGGCCCGCGCCTTCGGCGTGCCACCCACCGGCCATGCGGGCCTGGGGGCGAAGGTGTCGGTGGGGCCGGACTGGTTCGAGGTGGGCGCGACGCCCGGCACCGATGGTGGTGCCCTGGGTCTCGATCGCCACGTCGGACAGGGCCATGCCGCCGCTGGCGGCCGCGGGCTGGTGGTGATCGATTCGCTCTCGGCTCTGCATGCCGGCGTCAAGGCCGCCCAGGGATCCTTCTCCCTGCCCTTCGACGGCTGGCTGGTGCGCGACGGCGAACGGCGCTCGATCGAGGCGGCCACCGTCGCCGGCGATATCCGCCAGGTGCTGCAGTCGATCGTCGGCTTCGAGGGTGAGCCCGAGGTCACCCCGGGGGGTCTCTGCCCCTGGGTGTGGGTCGAGGGGCTGTCGATCACCGGCGAGGCCTGA
- a CDS encoding flavin prenyltransferase UbiX: MIPQSPVVLAVSGASAQPLAQRALQLLLEDDQPVELITSRGAIGVWQAELGLRVPSEPDAQERFWRERCATSAGSLRCHRWNDQAAAIASGSFQTRGMVILPASMGTVGRIASGVALDLIERAADVHLKEGRPLVIAPRELPWNLVHLRNLTALAEAGARIAPPVPAWYHRPTTLEEMVDFLVIRVFDSLGLELGSLRRWDGPVRGSDAAAPHG; encoded by the coding sequence ATGATTCCACAATCCCCCGTGGTGCTGGCGGTCTCAGGGGCTTCGGCCCAGCCCCTGGCCCAGCGCGCCCTGCAACTGCTGCTCGAGGATGATCAGCCCGTCGAGCTGATCACCAGCCGTGGCGCCATCGGGGTGTGGCAGGCCGAGCTGGGGTTGCGGGTGCCCAGTGAGCCCGACGCCCAGGAGCGCTTCTGGCGGGAACGCTGCGCCACCTCCGCCGGGAGCCTGCGCTGCCATCGCTGGAACGACCAGGCGGCGGCGATCGCCAGCGGCAGCTTCCAGACCCGGGGCATGGTGATCCTGCCGGCGAGCATGGGCACGGTGGGCCGGATCGCCAGCGGTGTGGCCCTCGATCTGATCGAACGGGCGGCGGATGTGCATCTGAAGGAGGGGCGTCCGCTGGTGATCGCTCCCCGGGAACTCCCCTGGAATCTGGTGCATCTGCGCAATCTCACCGCCCTGGCCGAGGCCGGCGCCCGCATCGCCCCACCGGTACCGGCCTGGTATCACAGGCCCACAACGCTCGAGGAGATGGTGGACTTTCTGGTGATCCGGGTGTTCGACAGCCTGGGGCTGGAGCTGGGCTCGCTGCGTCGCTGGGACGGCCCCGTCCGCGGCAGCGACGCTGCAGCCCCCCACGGCTGA
- a CDS encoding YidH family protein — translation MSLADHLARQRNRDAAERTLMAWIRTCLSLISFGFGLDKIVTAIRSGIGVAGNLNGWGVRLISLAFVLTGVVAMLAATLQHRRSLKRLLREEFTYREEPSIANATALMLTLIGLAAAVVLLLGASSP, via the coding sequence ATGAGCCTCGCCGATCACCTGGCCCGGCAGCGGAACCGTGACGCGGCGGAGCGGACCCTGATGGCCTGGATCCGCACCTGTCTGTCCTTGATCAGCTTCGGCTTCGGCCTCGACAAGATCGTCACCGCCATCCGCAGCGGCATTGGTGTTGCGGGCAACCTGAACGGCTGGGGAGTGCGGCTGATCTCCCTGGCCTTCGTGCTCACGGGCGTGGTGGCGATGCTGGCGGCGACCCTGCAGCACCGCCGCTCCCTGAAGCGGCTGCTGCGTGAGGAATTCACCTACCGCGAGGAGCCTTCGATCGCCAATGCCACAGCCCTGATGCTCACCTTGATCGGCCTGGCTGCTGCGGTGGTGCTGCTGCTCGGGGCCTCCTCGCCATGA
- a CDS encoding TldD/PmbA family protein has protein sequence MSSTQLLTPGLAAEVRRDLLELLLHRGRAAGADLVEVFLERTDHLGVLAEQEAITSVTPSFGRGAGIRVFLGHRDGFVSTNDLSEAGLLEALSQALGMLGLHCPSGAATSRSGFEGLPDLRDHGSGKGAWLDRCPSLAEATQALLRGTDRLLHHGQHLQSRRGSYARDWQEVLVAASDGTHARDIRLHQSLGLSLLAADGDHRTSLGRRYGTSDRPDDLRQWDADAAAADLCHSAGQMLYADYVEAGQFPVVLANRFGGVIFHEACGHLLETTQVERGTTPFAERIGDTIAHPAVTAIDEGLSDGSFGSLAMDDEGLEPQRTVLIENGVLRGFLSDRAGELRTGHPRTGSGRRQSHAFAAASRMRNTYIDAGPHSPAQLIASIDRGLYCKSMGGGSVGPTGQFNFAVEEGYWIENGELSRPVKGATLIGEAKEVMPRISMCANDLELAAGFCGSVSGSIFVTVGQPHIKVDSITVGGR, from the coding sequence TTGTCTTCCACCCAACTCCTCACCCCCGGACTCGCCGCCGAGGTGCGCCGGGATCTGCTCGAACTGCTGCTGCACCGTGGACGCGCGGCCGGAGCCGACCTGGTGGAGGTGTTCCTAGAGCGCACCGATCATCTGGGCGTGCTGGCCGAGCAGGAGGCGATCACGAGCGTCACCCCCTCCTTCGGCAGGGGGGCCGGCATCCGCGTCTTCCTGGGACACCGCGACGGCTTCGTCTCCACGAACGATCTCAGCGAGGCAGGGCTGCTGGAGGCCCTGTCCCAGGCCCTGGGCATGCTCGGCCTGCACTGCCCCAGCGGTGCGGCGACCAGTCGTTCCGGCTTCGAGGGATTGCCCGATCTGCGGGATCACGGCAGCGGCAAGGGAGCCTGGCTCGACCGTTGCCCCTCCCTGGCGGAAGCCACCCAAGCCCTGCTGCGTGGCACCGATCGCCTGCTCCACCACGGCCAGCATCTGCAGTCGCGACGGGGCAGCTACGCCCGTGACTGGCAGGAGGTGCTGGTGGCCGCCAGCGATGGCACCCACGCCCGCGACATCCGTCTGCATCAGTCCCTTGGGCTCAGCCTGTTGGCCGCCGATGGCGACCACCGCACCAGCCTCGGCCGCCGGTATGGCACCAGCGACCGTCCCGACGACCTGCGCCAGTGGGATGCCGATGCCGCTGCCGCTGATCTCTGCCATAGCGCCGGGCAGATGCTCTACGCCGACTATGTCGAGGCCGGCCAGTTCCCGGTGGTGCTGGCCAACCGCTTCGGCGGTGTGATCTTCCATGAGGCCTGCGGGCACCTGCTGGAAACCACCCAGGTCGAGCGCGGCACCACCCCCTTCGCCGAACGCATCGGCGACACCATCGCCCACCCCGCGGTGACAGCCATCGATGAAGGCCTCAGCGATGGCTCCTTCGGCTCGCTGGCGATGGATGACGAAGGCCTGGAACCGCAGCGCACCGTGCTGATTGAAAACGGCGTGCTGCGCGGCTTCCTCAGCGACCGGGCCGGCGAACTGCGCACCGGCCATCCGCGCACCGGCAGCGGCCGCCGCCAGAGCCATGCCTTCGCGGCCGCCAGCCGCATGCGCAACACCTACATCGATGCCGGCCCGCACTCCCCGGCTCAGCTGATCGCCTCGATCGACCGGGGTCTCTACTGCAAGTCGATGGGCGGCGGCAGTGTCGGGCCCACCGGTCAGTTCAACTTCGCGGTCGAGGAGGGCTACTGGATCGAGAACGGCGAGCTGAGCCGCCCGGTGAAGGGAGCCACCCTGATCGGTGAGGCCAAGGAGGTGATGCCCCGGATCTCGATGTGTGCCAACGATCTCGAACTGGCCGCCGGTTTCTGCGGTTCGGTGAGCGGCAGCATCTTCGTCACCGTCGGACAGCCCCACATCAAGGTCGACAGCATCACCGTGGGGGGGCGCTGA
- a CDS encoding arylsulfatase, whose amino-acid sequence MPNGKPNILILWGDDIGQSNLSCYSHGLMGYETPNIDRVAREGAKFIHYYAEQSCTAGRAAFITGQSVYRTGLSKVGLPGAELGFRAEDPTIAELLKPQGYRTGQFGKNHFGDRDEHLPTMHGFDEFFGNLYHLNAEEEPELRDYPREDDPEFPNFRKRFAPRGVLHCWANGDGTQRIESTGPLTRKRMETADDEFMAEAKRFIRDAVASGEPFFVWFNTTHMHFRTYARPQDVGRSGRWQSEYHDVMIYHDECIGEMLNLLDELGITDDTIVMYSTDNGPHMNSWPDAGMTPFRSEKNTNWEGAFRVPAMVRWPGRIAPGTNITGICSHLDWLPTLLAAAGEPEIKQKLKAGHQVGDKTFHIHLDGYNMLDYWTGKADRSPRKEFFYFSDDGDLVGLRYDNWKFVFMEQRCPGTCQIWAEPFVELRIPKIFNLLTDPYERADITSNTYWDWMFDHVFMLVPAQTFVGEFLETFVAYPPRQKAASFSLERVIEKLEKAASGGA is encoded by the coding sequence ATGCCCAACGGAAAACCCAACATCCTGATCCTCTGGGGCGACGACATCGGCCAGAGCAACCTCAGCTGCTACAGCCATGGGCTGATGGGATACGAGACCCCGAACATCGATCGGGTGGCCAGGGAAGGAGCCAAATTCATCCACTACTACGCCGAGCAGAGCTGCACCGCAGGGCGCGCCGCATTCATCACCGGGCAGAGCGTCTATCGCACCGGCCTGAGCAAGGTCGGCCTCCCGGGTGCGGAGCTCGGTTTCCGAGCCGAGGACCCCACCATTGCCGAACTGCTCAAGCCGCAGGGCTACCGCACCGGTCAGTTCGGCAAGAACCACTTCGGTGACCGCGACGAACACCTGCCGACGATGCATGGGTTCGACGAATTCTTCGGCAACCTCTATCACCTCAATGCCGAAGAGGAACCGGAACTGCGCGATTATCCCAGGGAGGATGACCCCGAGTTTCCCAACTTCCGCAAGCGCTTCGCACCGCGGGGGGTCCTGCATTGCTGGGCCAACGGAGATGGAACCCAGCGGATCGAGAGCACCGGCCCTCTGACGCGCAAGCGGATGGAGACGGCGGACGATGAGTTCATGGCTGAGGCGAAGCGGTTCATCCGCGACGCAGTGGCCTCAGGGGAACCGTTCTTCGTGTGGTTCAACACGACACACATGCACTTCCGCACCTATGCACGGCCCCAGGACGTCGGCCGCAGTGGGCGCTGGCAATCGGAATACCACGACGTGATGATCTATCACGACGAATGCATCGGTGAGATGCTCAACCTGCTCGACGAGCTGGGCATCACCGATGACACGATCGTGATGTACAGCACTGACAACGGGCCGCACATGAACAGCTGGCCCGATGCCGGCATGACCCCGTTCCGCAGCGAGAAGAACACCAACTGGGAAGGTGCATTCCGCGTGCCGGCCATGGTGCGCTGGCCGGGCAGGATCGCTCCCGGCACCAACATCACCGGCATCTGCAGCCATCTCGACTGGCTACCCACCCTGCTGGCAGCGGCGGGGGAGCCGGAGATCAAGCAGAAGCTCAAAGCAGGCCATCAGGTCGGTGACAAGACCTTCCACATCCATCTGGATGGCTACAATATGCTCGACTACTGGACAGGCAAGGCCGACAGGAGTCCGCGCAAGGAGTTCTTCTACTTCTCCGATGACGGCGACCTGGTCGGACTGCGCTACGACAACTGGAAGTTCGTCTTCATGGAGCAGCGCTGCCCCGGAACCTGTCAGATCTGGGCTGAACCGTTTGTGGAGCTGCGGATTCCGAAGATCTTCAACCTCCTCACTGATCCCTACGAGCGGGCTGACATCACCTCCAATACCTACTGGGACTGGATGTTCGATCATGTCTTCATGCTTGTGCCCGCCCAGACATTCGTTGGCGAGTTTCTCGAGACCTTCGTGGCCTA